In a genomic window of Ipomoea triloba cultivar NCNSP0323 chromosome 3, ASM357664v1:
- the LOC116011968 gene encoding heavy metal-associated isoprenylated plant protein 9 isoform X1 encodes MGEEVKQQQEAVEGEAKVVEEKKEEKAEEKKEEKGAAEEEKKEEEEPPKPPPPFVLYVDLHCMGCAKKIERSILKIRGVEGVVIDMAKNQVTIKGVVEPQAICTRITKKTKRVAKVLSPLPAAEGEPIPEVVASQVSGLTTVELTVNMHCEACAQQLKSKILKMKGVRTAETELASGKVTVTGTMDADKLVDYVYRRTKKQAKIVPQPEPEPEKAAPAEEPKPEEKKAGEEKPAEEAAPEEKKEEGEKAAAAEGKKKEEAKAEEEESVSEEAAAGMHRMMYYYQPLYFVERIPPAPQIFSDENPNACCIS; translated from the exons ATGGGCGAAGAAGTTAAACAACAG CAGGAAGCAGTTGAGGGAGAGGCGAAAGTAGTAGAGGAGAAAAAGGAAGAGAAAgcagaagaaaaaaaggaagagaaagGCGCAgcagaagaagagaaaaaggaggaagaagagCCTCCTAAGCCTCCCCCACCTTTTGTCCTCTATGTGGACTTGCATTGTATGGGATGTGCTAAGAAGATTGAGAgatccattttgaaaattagaG GTGTTGAAGGGGTAGTGATAGACATGGCTAAAAATCAAGTGACAATAAAAGGGGTAGTAGAGCCACAAGCAATTTGTACGAGGATTACCAAGAAAACAAAGAGGGTTGCAAAGGTATTGTCACCTTTACCGGCTGCGGAGGGTGAACCTATACCCGAAGTTGTTGCCTCCCag GTTAGTGGATTGACTACTGTGGAACTTACTGTCAACATGCATTGCGAGGCTTGTGCCCAGCAGCTTAAAAGCAAGATACTCAAAATGAAag GAGTGAGAACAGCAGAAACAGAACTTGCTTCCGGTAAGGTGACGGTGACCGGAACCATGGACGCCGACAAGCTAGTAGACTACGTGTACCGGCGCACCAAAAAGCAAGCCAAGATCGTCCCTCAGCCTGAGCCTGAGCCTGAAAAGGCGGCGCCGGCCGAGGAACCCAAGCCGGAGGAAAAGAAGGCCGGAGAAGAGAAGCCTGCAGAGGAGGCGGCGCCGGAAGAGAAGAAAGAGGAAGGCGAaaaggcggcggcggcggagggaaagaagaaagaagaggcGAAAGCGGAAGAAGAAGAGAGCGTAAGCGAAGAAGCTGCAGCTGGCATGCATAGGATGATGTACTATTATCAGCCGCTTTACTTCGTTGAAAGAATCCCGCCGGCGCCTCAGATCTTCTCCGACGAAAACCCTAATGCATGTTGCATTTCGTGA
- the LOC116011968 gene encoding heavy metal-associated isoprenylated plant protein 9 isoform X2 — MGEEVKQQEAVEGEAKVVEEKKEEKAEEKKEEKGAAEEEKKEEEEPPKPPPPFVLYVDLHCMGCAKKIERSILKIRGVEGVVIDMAKNQVTIKGVVEPQAICTRITKKTKRVAKVLSPLPAAEGEPIPEVVASQVSGLTTVELTVNMHCEACAQQLKSKILKMKGVRTAETELASGKVTVTGTMDADKLVDYVYRRTKKQAKIVPQPEPEPEKAAPAEEPKPEEKKAGEEKPAEEAAPEEKKEEGEKAAAAEGKKKEEAKAEEEESVSEEAAAGMHRMMYYYQPLYFVERIPPAPQIFSDENPNACCIS; from the exons ATGGGCGAAGAAGTTAAACAACAG GAAGCAGTTGAGGGAGAGGCGAAAGTAGTAGAGGAGAAAAAGGAAGAGAAAgcagaagaaaaaaaggaagagaaagGCGCAgcagaagaagagaaaaaggaggaagaagagCCTCCTAAGCCTCCCCCACCTTTTGTCCTCTATGTGGACTTGCATTGTATGGGATGTGCTAAGAAGATTGAGAgatccattttgaaaattagaG GTGTTGAAGGGGTAGTGATAGACATGGCTAAAAATCAAGTGACAATAAAAGGGGTAGTAGAGCCACAAGCAATTTGTACGAGGATTACCAAGAAAACAAAGAGGGTTGCAAAGGTATTGTCACCTTTACCGGCTGCGGAGGGTGAACCTATACCCGAAGTTGTTGCCTCCCag GTTAGTGGATTGACTACTGTGGAACTTACTGTCAACATGCATTGCGAGGCTTGTGCCCAGCAGCTTAAAAGCAAGATACTCAAAATGAAag GAGTGAGAACAGCAGAAACAGAACTTGCTTCCGGTAAGGTGACGGTGACCGGAACCATGGACGCCGACAAGCTAGTAGACTACGTGTACCGGCGCACCAAAAAGCAAGCCAAGATCGTCCCTCAGCCTGAGCCTGAGCCTGAAAAGGCGGCGCCGGCCGAGGAACCCAAGCCGGAGGAAAAGAAGGCCGGAGAAGAGAAGCCTGCAGAGGAGGCGGCGCCGGAAGAGAAGAAAGAGGAAGGCGAaaaggcggcggcggcggagggaaagaagaaagaagaggcGAAAGCGGAAGAAGAAGAGAGCGTAAGCGAAGAAGCTGCAGCTGGCATGCATAGGATGATGTACTATTATCAGCCGCTTTACTTCGTTGAAAGAATCCCGCCGGCGCCTCAGATCTTCTCCGACGAAAACCCTAATGCATGTTGCATTTCGTGA